From a single Rhizobium lusitanum genomic region:
- a CDS encoding branched-chain amino acid ABC transporter permease: MQAPHSAIPALKQRVSDVMRRSARWSVLELAFWALALASWFLFPNQHLILTEIVGFAILALSIDLMLGYAGIVSLGQAAMYGVGAYASGLFSIHVTGEPLSGLVVGALSGAVVAFLTSFLLLRGGDLTRLMVTLGVAAVFAEIANQANWLTGGADGLQGISIDPLFGIFDFDIYGHTGYAYSLAVLFVLFLLARLIVSSPFGYSLKAIRDNPLRASAVGVPVNARLVAVYTLAGAYAGIAGALFAQTQQFISLDALSFQKSADGLMILVIGGTGYLYGGIIGALVYELIQDGLSSLTPQYWQFWLGMLLVAFVLIGRDRPRQIVLSLSARLATIRGNLFRGRTSTRRAP; encoded by the coding sequence ATGCAGGCACCCCATTCCGCTATCCCTGCTCTGAAGCAGCGGGTATCAGACGTCATGAGGCGATCGGCGCGCTGGAGCGTCCTTGAACTGGCGTTCTGGGCTCTGGCGCTTGCCTCCTGGTTCCTCTTCCCCAACCAGCACTTGATCCTGACCGAGATCGTCGGCTTCGCCATCCTCGCGCTTTCGATCGACCTGATGCTCGGCTATGCCGGCATCGTTTCTCTCGGACAGGCGGCCATGTATGGCGTTGGCGCCTATGCAAGCGGTCTGTTCTCGATCCATGTCACCGGAGAGCCACTGTCTGGGCTGGTCGTCGGAGCGCTCTCGGGCGCGGTCGTCGCCTTCCTGACAAGCTTCCTGCTGCTGCGCGGCGGCGACCTGACACGGCTAATGGTGACGCTGGGCGTCGCCGCGGTCTTTGCCGAAATCGCCAATCAGGCCAACTGGCTCACCGGCGGTGCCGACGGCCTGCAAGGCATCAGCATCGATCCCCTGTTCGGGATTTTCGATTTCGATATCTACGGACACACGGGCTACGCCTACAGTCTCGCCGTGCTGTTCGTGCTGTTCCTCCTGGCGCGACTGATCGTATCCTCACCTTTCGGCTATTCGCTGAAAGCGATCCGGGACAATCCGCTGCGCGCCTCAGCCGTGGGGGTTCCCGTCAACGCGCGATTGGTGGCCGTCTACACGCTGGCCGGCGCCTATGCGGGGATCGCCGGCGCGCTGTTTGCCCAGACACAGCAATTCATCTCGCTCGATGCACTGTCGTTCCAGAAGTCCGCGGATGGCCTGATGATCCTGGTCATCGGAGGCACGGGCTATCTTTACGGCGGTATCATCGGCGCCCTGGTCTATGAACTGATCCAGGACGGGTTGTCGTCGCTTACGCCGCAATACTGGCAGTTCTGGCTCGGCATGCTCCTGGTTGCCTTCGTCCTCATCGGTCGCGATCGTCCTCGCCAGATCGTGCTCTCGCTCTCCGCTCGCCTCGCCACCATTCGCGGCAATCTCTTCAGAGGCCGCACG